Below is a window of Nicotiana tabacum cultivar K326 chromosome 19, ASM71507v2, whole genome shotgun sequence DNA.
TTCCTCTATctctcaaaaaaagaaaaaaactccaTTTATTTACACTTTATATCTACATCagattaaataataaatatataaaaagcGTAAATAATGAATGTAGTGAGTGACTTCATGCAAGATGACCAAAATAGAATGATTTTTATAAtacagaattaaaaaaaatgtgaTTTTCGGAGACAATTATCCTTAATTGAGTAACATTCTAAGTAATCAACTCCATCCGAAAAAAGGGATAGGAGTAAAGAagaaaattaataataaagaaatgaAAAGGTTAAAAGAAAAACTTCTACTACTATCCACCCAAGCAAAaggttaaaaaagaagaagaagtaatggcatcttttttttccctttccaaaaataaaatgattctgGTTCAATTGTATCATCTTCTCTATACATCTCAACCATTCCTTGATTAAAAATACACCACTAAACAGGGAATCTCTTTATTCCTCTTCAACGTTGGAAAATTATTATCAGCTCAATTACGAGTTACAAATATAGAAAAATCGAACTAGTGTAATATACATAAgatgaaggaaaagttcagtcaAACAACATTCTTAAGATCATTTTTCAACCCATATGTTAATGTTAGTAATTTAATAAGTAAAtctaatagttttttttttttttaatttattgattTCACCCTCGATTAAGAATATCAGTAGAACAAGCCTCTGCAATGAATAGAAACGTATACTATCAGAACATGTACTAGTCGTAAATTATTAAACCAGACACTTATATTTTAGAAGAACCCGAACACGAAATCATAGTACTATCTAGATTCTCGACCTCAATTTCAAATTCTAAGCTAAGCCTTATTGACATATAATAAAgatatttttgaagtcatagaATCTTCTGGTATCCTCTAATTACCAAAACgcccaaacttttttttttttttttttcacttagaatcaTATAAAATTGTAgttataatatttgaattatattttgGTATTGAGAATCATGTGTAAGCTGTTACTATATGAACAAGTTGGATGAATCCGAATATTAATAGGGACAAAATAATTAAACCTAATGTGATAAAGAGGTCccaaaagagaaatagaaaatttGAGTGTTCAACGCTATTGTCATTTCAATTAAGTCACGCCACCATCATTTGGAATTCATCTTTCTGGGCTTTCACACACCACACATGCACCTCATACTGATTTTAGAATTTATATTAACGAACTCGACGCATTTATGACAAATATTTCCTAATTTGTACTCCTTGTTATTAACTAAACTTTTATATTTCAATAAGTAACTCATATTATAATGgtatgataatattattttaaatgaaatactATTTTCTTTCCTGTTTTGCTAATCACATGCTTTTTGAATCATATCATGGCTGCATGCAAAGCAATACGTCTCCAGCATCATGATTCGTTTCTTGGATGATTTGCTTACAGAATCTCAATAAAAAGATCAAGTCAATGCAaaatattttaaatgaaaaacaaTTAAAGTATGACATTTACTTCAGTCTATAAAAAATTTCCAATTGGAGTAGACTAATTTTTTAGGTAATTAAAATTCagatattccaaaaatataagAAAGGTACTATGAGTCTACAATTTCTCTCATAAGAAAATCGCAAAATAAAATATCAGTCAAAATAATCTCAGGAAGCAAAAGAGTACTAATCATGGCCAACACTACATCAGATTTTGTACTTAGCCTGTTAAGACAAACTCATCGGTGCTAAAGTTCAAGATATAACCATCGTCCCTCATATAAAATCTGGAAAGCTAATATTAAACTAAAGTAATCATTCATTTGCACAATTCAAACTTCAGTTTCAGATCAGAtcctaataattaaaaaaaaaaaacaatatgaCTTTTAAATTGTTTCTATAACTTAATACTATACTATCCGTTTCCAAATCTTAGTCTCTTTTTGGTTTTAAAGCGCATCGAATTCTTATTTCAATATGGCACGaagtatacacattcaaaaaATTAAATTGATAGGGTAAATTTCTCTTGATAGAATAAGTACTGCTGGCCTACAAAAGTTTTGTATTCACTGCACTTCAGCAAAATAGTCCATTGAAGCCCAAAAGATGACTGATTCTACAGAAAGCCCAACAAAATAAATGTACACGggaatctttacacaaatagccggtcagattcattgtttattttttctagtcaATATACATAAactatacattgattatatacgATTGCATacatattatacatgaattatatatatgttatacaTCTACGatctatttttagtttaatcGATTAGATTGAcagctatttaggttaattctttgacactattatttttattttacatttttttaagaTCCAGCTTctcgaaattttaaaaaaaaagttcatgGAAAAGAAAATTTAAACCATGAAATCTGTATTCTCTCATTGTGCTTAGGAAAGTACGACTTCGATATTACGCAAAGAATATAGTATATCTAATGCTAGGAGAAacaattttaaagaaaagaaagttgtGTTTTGTGGCAGTACTTATTATATTCGTTCTCTGTCATTATATTTTAGCCCTTTTTAAAGAGTGATGATAAGCAAAAGTGTACAAAATGCATACATATTAGAGACAAACAGATACAACTGCACAAGTTTTAAGTTACAGGGGCAAAGTATACAATActaaacaagaaaaaagaaaaagaaaaggaaaaaaagagagtaaAAGTACAACACACTACCAACAGAAATGTAAATGTACAACTTTTACGCTATAACTCTCTTCCTTTGTCCGGTTCTAGGACCAACACAGCAAGAATGAACAAGAATAATCACATCCACAACAAGAACACTGTTTTTAAAAGCGAaaagcacaaaaaaaaaaaaaaagttcctgTGGTAACCGAATAGTGAAGCACACAATTAAAAGAAAGTTAATaacaagagcaaggtggggagttcttggagggagagagccgagggtctatcggaaacagactctctaccccagggtaggagtaaggtctacgtacaaactaccctcccagactccactagtgagattatactgggttgttgttgttgttgtaataacAAATGAAACTAGCACTACAATACTCAATTTTTgcaaccaaaccaattatattcAGTATCTTATACTATGCAATAATGTTGACATTAATCCAACTTCTCAAAGTTGAGATTCAAAGCACCGTTCACTTTTTGTTTGATCACTTTGCGCGTCATTGTTTAAAGCAAGCATTTCTCCGAAGCGCATGGCTTCAACCATTTGCTTTGAATCACTTCATCATTTCAAGCAATAACACTGGGCAAGAATGGAAAAGAAAATTCGACCAAAGCAACTGACAAGGAATGGCCAGGAGAGAGGGAGATAAGAAATTTCGCGTGACTATTAGTACTTTAAAAAGACAAGACACCAATCCCTAAGAACATCTAAGCAGGAGTAAGAATATAACAATTTCGTTTTCTTCATTTTATCTTTTTGCCTTTTTATCCCTGGAGACTGATTCCGGATTATCGTAGTTAATAACCAGGAGGATCCAGTAATATTTTGTCAACATTCAAGATCCTATTCTGTGGTTGAATGAATCTGCCTAAAAGCCACAGGAACCAAGACAGAGAAGCAGTAACCACTAACAGGGCCAAAGAGAAGACAAATTACCCCCATTGCAATTCCGAGTAAGCCACAAGATCAGTCTTCTCTTTTGATAAAATGCGCAGTCAAGAGCTTTGTAACTGTGAAGCCGTGGAAGGAATCAACTTGAAATAGTTCTTTTAACCTTTCATCGCAGATGATTGTCTTCTTATCCGATGGATCCTGGAAAAAGATAAGCACACACTATCAAGTCCTGAGATTGGTGAATTTTTTACCCTGTTTCAAAACCTGCACACAGCCATTGCATAACTGAACTGCTAAAGCAACACCACCAATAAAGTAACTATAATCAATGGTAACTAATCAGTCATGGTATTCATATCTCAAATAAAAGTTATCAGATGGAGCTCTTTATTTTTAAGATACAACTACGCCTCAGTTCCAAACAAGTTTGGGTTGGCTATATGAATTCTCACTAATCATGTTACTCCATATAAACTCATTCAGGTCAATATTATACCAGGAAAAAAAAACTCTAgtattacaaataacaaaaatagcaACTAGACATTACTAAAGACATCCCAATATCTGATTACATGGAATTTTCATTCACCTAGATTTCtcatagaaaaaaaaattcactacCAGAATTGTTGTTACTTAAATTTAACGGATAATATCATCCAATCATAATAGCTGCAATGACAACGCTACCTAGTCAGAAGCTTAAAGATGGTGAAGGAAGTGAGCAGAAAATGCAACAAACCTGCAGctcattttcttttatatattgcCATATTCGCTTGATAACATCAGCCCGAGTTAATGCCTTTTCACCATTACCGAAGAATTTCACAAGGGCATCTGATAATCGAACTGGAGCAAGAAAACCAGATCCTCCCCTTTTCTGCCTTTTCTCTTTCTGCTTTGGCTCATCTAAAGCTGGTTAATTGAGAGTTGTAGATGTGGTTTAGCAAAACGCTGAATATGTCATTAGTTGGAGTAAAGCTGAAGCAAAGGCTTCACCGTACTGCAAGTGACCTAGATAAAGTGCGTAAAACTTTTACGGAATCGAAGCCTATTACTTTCTGGACTTCGACCAATTTATTCTCACCTTCTTCTCTTCCTTGTTTCGGTAGCCTTTTCTTCACAGAGGATTTGACTTGACTTGCTGGATGAGTCAAAGAAAAAGATCCTGAATATACAAAAGATTTCAAAATTTCACAAGCACATCCACTAAGTTGAGTTCTGAGTCTTATAGATATGATAGGTCAAGCCACAAGCCAACTTTGAAGTCACTACCGTAACTTATGTGATGTCAAACAATTACAGAATAAAGCATGCAAGTCGGCAACTATTGCTTCAAGAACCAAAAGCAACTGGCCGTAGACACAGTACTCTTCTGCAAACATTTTAGTACCTAAAAACGATAACCAGAATAACTACAACAATACCATGATGATGAGAAATGGCTCCTATTGCAAAACATTATATTACaaattgaaattgtgaaaatgaaAGTAATAATACCATCTTCCTCATCTATGGGCCAAATGTGCTTGGACAGCACCTTGTTCATCTGGAACATGTCGATTGTTTTGGCCCGAAAAATTTCACTCAAAACTTCATCACATAAAATTTTCCGCTTGTTCTGTGGGTTTTGTAAATTCTTCTCCCGAATATAAGCCCAAATCTTCTTAACGACCTACTAACCAAGACACATCACCGAAAGGTATACAGGAAATTAGATTGAACACAAGGCAAGGATCATAACAACATGTCATACAAGTTAAGCATCACCTCAGGTCTGCCAAGTTCAGACTCGCCAACCAATTTCTGAAGCTGTGGAGAAAGTGCGCATGGCTTGTTAAAGCCCCCTTTTTTCTTTGCTTCTCCATTCATTTTCTCAGACCTACTTGAAAGATCAAAATACAATTCGGCGTGAAGCCGTGAACAACATTAGACAAACCACAAAGCACGATTTAAAAGTGGATGATCAAAAGTAAGCCGGTGCATATGTAGTGTACTAATaccgggttcaattgaacccataacttttgacgcggagtaaaaatatatataaaaattcattaaaattgcaaaatagtATATATGGACGCATAACTTTAGAATTATAATGTGTTGAATgctaaaaactttaaaaattgaacccatagAGTTTTAGAGGGCTTTTTGCAGATCATCCAATCCTTCTTCTTGAGCCTTTTAGAGGGCTTTACGACAGTTCGGCCTCTGCCTGGAATAAGCCTTCTGCTCCTATGATAGCTGTATTATATCGCATGTATTTGCTGATACTTGCGAGAATTATCAGTAAACGATAGCATCTAGATTACGCACTAGCATAAAAATTGTTGTCTACATTTAATTGTTTCTCACTTCTACTATTTACAAAATGTGAAAATCTATTCAGTGCAATGCGAtggattaatcaatcaatcaaatcAACTACACGACAACCGCAAACTAGTTGGATTTGTTTATATTAATCACCTATATACATCTCCCCCTATTTGGACCCATTTTATTCCATCAGTAGATAATTTATCTTCCAAGGCAAATTAGGGGTCTTCAATACTAGAAATTCTTTATCTCACACTTATTACCCTGATGTACAAGTCTTTAACCAGTCTAGAAAAGACTCTTGGCAATGCCGGACCTAAGTGTAAGAGCAAAAATTAAGCATTAATCCCTATGTGTTGGCATTGCACACTGGATTCCTTGGTTCCATTGGTTGTGcccttgactaagtttgtattgacTCCGAGAGATTGTAGACCATTACGGATAAAACACCTCCATTAATTTTAGGTATATTTTCCTTTTTAGATCCTTCAATTATGTTATGTAGAACACAGTCAAACCATTTCAAGCACCATTGCAATCATTTCTTATCTTGTCCAATCTTATATAACCACACATTCATCTCAACATTTATAAGacactataaataaaaaaatctgaACTTTCGCCTATTATGCTAATAGAGTATGAACAACAAGTCCATAAAAAGGGGTCGCCacttaaaaggaaaacaaagacaaAAGGGTCTAACGTCAATGAAGTGGGTGGAGAACCATTAGGTCTCATGTTCAAATTCGAGCGGAGGCAAATAAgattaggtgatttcttcccatcatAAAGAAAGGGTCTAACAAATACGtagaataaaaggaaaaagtgAGGAAATTGCAAAGAAAAACATACTGGGATTTCTCCTTTGTCCCTGTGTCACTCTCATTCTCTTCTTCTTGGGAGCAAGAATCATCATTTTCCTCTTCCTTCACATTCtctgtttcttgttcttcttcttctacttcttgtACGTCGTCGTTTGGGGTTTCCTCAACATGGATTCGAAGGAAAAGGTCGATTTGGTCCCTGATAAAAGCTTTTCTGTCATTTAAGTCGACCCCGAATTCCTCCTCAAGATTCCGACGAACGCTGCCGGCGGTGGTAGTTTCAAGGTCGGAAACTTTGAGAATTTCCCGGAGCCGATCAACCAATACGGAATCCGACACCATTCTTCGGGTGAAAATGGAAAGCTACTATTGTTAGTGGTAGCGTTGGGGTTGCATGGACCAGAGATAATGTAAACCTAGTTTTTACGAGAAACTGAGTTGAGTTCAACGCTTCTGAAGAAAAACAGAAGACTCTGAACCAGTTGCCGAACTATAGAAAACTATACAATTGAACCAAGTCAAAAAATCCTTTCCCCCTTTTCCTTCCttttgtctctctctctctctctctctctctctctctctctctctctctctctctctctctctctctctctctctcgttttgttttgtttttattttagatttttttttctccttttcttttgtgtttaAAAAACTACTAATTGGGAACCttacaattaaaaaataaaagttgtaaattaaattagttgttttatactTGTGGAAGGTTGAGAACTTAGTGGGATCATAGTATCCATTTCACATTTTTTTTAATCTCATAAAGTTCAATTTCATTATCCTCTTAGTGAGATTGCCAATTGAGTTTTTCTCGTTTTCCTTTCACAATGTAACTATAGATAACAAATAGTAAATAAATACTCGTGAATTCAGCATCTGGTTGTGGTTTAGATCACTGTGAGGCAAGTAGGTAACACGAGAgtggagaatttttttttaaaaatacagtACAAAAGAAGAGATTAGTTCTTGCATGCACAATTATACCGAATTTTGAACTTCAACATTCTTTCTTCTCCTCTTAAAATAattctaatttttataaaatgtTCGTTTGCACTTTTCTCTTCTTGCTAAACTCATTTTTTTTATCTTCTCTATTGTTTCGGCTATAATAACTTTCAGTGTAGGGTTTCTAATGCTCTAACTCATAACGTAAAGTTTTAGAGTTCATGACTTTTTAAAGGTTGTTGTTTTTAGAGTTTCAAAATCATGGGTTTGGCTTACTCGGCTTGCAAGGGGGAAATGCACATATAACCACTGAttagagatatttttattttttagtcattgttttaaatgtatttactctttagttagtgcttaataaatttttacccgccggacaaaaatacccttgtgCTAGACATAGGTGTTGTGTAAAATATCAAGGACAAAGTGTCCTTTATTTGCACCTTCTGCTGCTAAACTTTAGGATATCATGtcattaacttcatatgtgcagtgtaagtGTTAAgaacatggtgtccttaacttcatgtgtgcaataTAAATGTTAAGAACATAATATCATTGACTTGTATTTGCAACttttgttgttaaactttagaacatcatgtccttaacttcatatgtatagtgtaaatgttaaggacatggtgtccttaacttcatgtatgcaatgtaaatgttaaagACATAATGCACTTGACTTGTATTTGCACCTCctgttgttaaactttaagacatcatgtccttaacttcatgtgtgcagtgtaagtGTTAAGGACgcggtgtccttaacttcatgtgttcattgtaaatgttaaggacatagtgtccttaacttcatgagtgatgtgtaaatattaatgacaAAGTGTCCTatatttgcaccttctgttgaTAAACTttaggacactatgtccttaacttcatatgtgcagtataaatgttaaggacatagtgtccttaacttcatgtatgtaatgtaaatgttaaggacataatattattaacttgtatttgcaacttctgttgttaaactttaggacatcatgtcatTAACTTCATACGtatagtgtaaatgttaaggacatggtgttcttaacttcatgagtgatgtataaatattaaggagaTGGTAttcttaacttcatatgtgcagtgtaaatgttaaggacatggtgtccttaacttcatgtgtgcaatgtaaatgttaaggacatagtgtccttaacttcatgagtgatgtgtaaatattaaggacatgatgtccttaacttcatatgtgctgtgtaaatattaatgacatggtgtccttaacttcacgtgtgcaatgtaaatgttaaggacataatatcattaacttgtatttgcaacttctgttgttaaactttaggacatcatgtccttaacttcatatgtgcaatgtaaatattaaggacatggtgtccttaacttcatatgtgcagtgtaaatattaaggacatggtgtccttaacttcatgtgtgcaatgtaaatgttaaggacataatatcattaacttgtatttgcaacttctgttgttaaacttta
It encodes the following:
- the LOC107808356 gene encoding upstream activation factor subunit UAF30-like isoform X1; the protein is MVSDSVLVDRLREILKVSDLETTTAGSVRRNLEEEFGVDLNDRKAFIRDQIDLFLRIHVEETPNDDVQEVEEEEQETENVKEEENDDSCSQEEENESDTGTKEKSHRSEKMNGEAKKKGGFNKPCALSPQLQKLVGESELGRPEVVKKIWAYIREKNLQNPQNKRKILCDEVLSEIFRAKTIDMFQMNKVLSKHIWPIDEEDGSFSLTHPASQVKSSVKKRLPKQGREEALDEPKQKEKRQKRGGSGFLAPVRLSDALVKFFGNGEKALTRADVIKRIWQYIKENELQDPSDKKTIICDERLKELFQVDSFHGFTVTKLLTAHFIKRED
- the LOC107808356 gene encoding upstream activation factor subunit UAF30-like isoform X2 → MVSDSVLVDRLREILKVSDLETTTAGSVRRNLEEEFGVDLNDRKAFIRDQIDLFLRIHVEETPNDDVQEVEEEEQETENVKEEENDDSCSQEEENESDTGTKEKSQSEKMNGEAKKKGGFNKPCALSPQLQKLVGESELGRPEVVKKIWAYIREKNLQNPQNKRKILCDEVLSEIFRAKTIDMFQMNKVLSKHIWPIDEEDGSFSLTHPASQVKSSVKKRLPKQGREEALDEPKQKEKRQKRGGSGFLAPVRLSDALVKFFGNGEKALTRADVIKRIWQYIKENELQDPSDKKTIICDERLKELFQVDSFHGFTVTKLLTAHFIKRED